The segment TTTACTAATATCTTTGTAACAGTACCTGGAATGCTAGCTCCTACATGAAGTTTATTATCTGGGTCAGCTGTTTCAACTAATGCAGTTTCCTTACCTATATTATTACTAGCTTTATCTTTTATCTTTATTGCCCTTCTTGAGTCATTAACTTCAAAATATAAAGTTCTATTTCCTTCTTTATCTAATCTACCTATTTCAAGAAGTTTAATAATTAATATCTTACCTTCTTCAATCTCTACCTCACATGTTTCTCCTTCAGTTATACCATGGAAGTATACTGCACTTCCCATTCTACTAAAGTCTCCGTTTTCTTTGATATATTCTACATATTCTTCAAATACCTTAGGATATAATGCATATGCTAAAGCATCTTTAGTAGTTGGTTCTATTCCATGTTCTACTTTCAAATGTTCCTTAATTTTATCAAAGTCTTCTGGTTCTAGTAGTTCACCAGGTCTACAAGTTATAGGTTCTTCACCTTTTAATACAAGCTTTTGTAATTCTTCAGGGAATCCTCCTATAGGTTGCCCCATCATACCTTTAAAGTATGAAACTACTGAATCAGGGAAAGACATATCTTTAGCTTTTTCATATATATTTTCTGGAGTTAAATCATTTTGTACCATAAATATAGCCATATCCCCTACAACTTTAGATGAAGGAGTTACTTTTACTATATCTCCAAACATTTCATTTACTATTTTATACATTTCCTTAACATCTTCAAATCTATGGCCTAATCCAAAACTTTCAACTTGAGGTTTAAGATTCGAATATTGTCCACCAGGTATTTCATATTTATATATTTCAGCTGTACCTGATTTCAATTCTGATTCAAATTGCTCATAGATTGGTCTTACAGAACTCCAATAATCTGATATTTTTTGAAGATCATCTACATTTAATCCTGTACTTCTTCTTGTATTTTCTAAAGCAGCAACTACAGAGTTTAATGCTGGCTGACTTGTTAACCCTGACATACTATTAAATGCAGTATCTACTATATCTACTCCAGCTTCTGCAGCCATTAATATAGATGCAACCCCATTTCCACTAGTATCATGAGTATGGAAATGAACAGGTATTCCTATTTCTTCTTTTAAAGCTTTAACTAATTTAAATGCTGCATGTGGTTTCAATAATGATGACATATCTTTTATAGCAAGTATATGCGCGCCCATTTTTTCAATTTCTTTTGCAGTCTTTACGTAGTAATCTAGAGTATACTTATCTCTACTATCATCTAGTATATCTCCTGTATAACAAATACATGCTTCTGCAACTTTTCCTGACTTTAGTACTTCATCTATAGCTACTTCCATACCCTTTAACCAGTTCAATGAGTCAAATATTCTAAATACATCTATACCACTTTCAGATGATTGTTTTATAAATTCTCTTATAACATTATCTGGATAGTTTTTATATCCTACTCCATTAGCACCTCTGATAAGCATTTGGAATAATATATTAGGTATTTTCTTTCTAAGAAACTCTAATCTATCCCAAGGTGATTCTTTTAAGAATCTATAAGCAACATCAAATGTAGCTCCTCCCCACATCTCTAATGAAAATAAATCTTTGGCTAAGACAGATGTAGACTTCGCGATTTTAGTCATATCTACAGTTCTCATTCTAGTTGCCATTAACGATTGATGAGCATCTCTCATTGTAGTATCTGTTAGTAAAAGTCTCTTATTATTTTTAATCCATTCTACTAATCCATCTGGACCTTTTTCATCTAAGATTTGTTTTGTTCCGTATAAATTCTCAGGAACCTGTACTTTAGGAATTATAGGAACATCAAACTGTTTAATATTTCCTTTATTTTCATTTACAGCTTTTTCACCTATATATTTTAAAACTCTAAGTTCTATATCTTCTTTTGTAGTGAATTTAAATAACTCTGGATTTTCAGATATAAATCCTGTATCACATTTTCCTTCTCTAAATTCCTTATGATTTAATACATTTATTAAAAATGGAATGTTAGTTTTAACTCCTCTTATTTTTGTTTCTCTTAAAGATCTTTTAACTTTTCTTATTGCATCTTCAAAAGTTCTTCCATAGGATATCATCTTAACTAAAAGACTATCATAATAAGGCGTTATAACTGATCCTGTAAATCCATTACCTCCATCAAGTCTTACTCCTAGTCCTGATCCTGTTCTATATAAGTCTATCGTTCCTGTATCAGGTGCAAAATTATTTAAAGGATCCTCTGTAGTTACTCTACACTGAATGGAGTATCCACGTGGTTTAATATCATCTTGAGATTTTATTCCTATTTCATCAGAGTCAAGTCTACACCCTTGAGCTACTAGTATTTGATTTTGAACTAGGTCTATTCCTGTAACCATTTCTGTTATAGTATGTTCAACCTGAATTCTTGGATTCATCTCTATGAAATAGTGATTACCATGCATATCTAGTAAAAATTCTATTGTACCTGCATTTCTATAGTTAACAGCTTTGGCAATTTTTACAGCATCTGAACACATTGCTTGTCTTTGTTCTTCTGTTATAGATAATGCTGGTGTAAACTCTATAACTTTTTGATGTCTTCTTTGTATAGAACAATCTCTTTCAAATAAATGAACAATGTTTCCATGTTTATCTCCAAGAATTTGAACCTCAATGTGTTTAGGTTTTTCTATATATTTCTCTATAAAAACATCTTCTATACCAAAAGCCTTCTTAGCTTCATTTCTAGCGCTATGGAACTCAGATATAAGATCCTTTTCTTCTCTTACAATTCTCATACCTCTTCCGCCACCACCAGCTGAAGCTTTTAATATAACAGGATATCCACAGTGTCTTGCACTTTTAAAAGCTTCTTCTTCTGTTGTAACAGGTTTTTCTATACCAGGTATAGTTGGAACTCCAACGCTATTTGCAACTATTTTAGACTTTATTTTATCCCCTAATTTATCCATCATTTCATGAGTAGGCCCTATAAACTCGATACCTGCTTCTTCACATTTTCTTGCAAACTCAGTATTTTCCGATAAGAATCCATATCCTGGATGAATAGCATCAACACCCTTTTTAACAGCAAGTTTTATTATTTCATCAATGTTTAAATAAGCTTCAACAGGTCCTTTATTTTCTCCTATAAGATATGATTCATCCGCTTTTGTTCTAAACAAAGAATTCTTATCCTCATTTGAATATATAGCAACTGTTCTGATTCCTAATTCATTACATGCCCTAAATATTCTTATTGCGATTTCCCCTCTATTTGCAACTAAAATTCTCTTAAATTTTTTCATTCGATCTCCTCTCTTTCTATGGAAAAAATTGTTTAATTCCTGCTTTGACCATTACCATAAATTATATATTTTGTGGATGTTAATTCTTTTAGACCCATTGGTCCTCTTGCGTGAAGTTTTTGAGTACTTATACCTATTTCAGCCCCAAATCCAAACTCTGAACCGTCTGTAAATCTTGTAGATGCATTTACATATACTGCTGCTGAATCAACTTCATCTAAAAATCTTTGAGAATTAAAATAATTATTCGTTATAATTGCTTCTGAATGTTTTGTACTATACTCATTAATATGTTCAATAGCTTCATCTATTGAGTTAACTGTTTTTACAGCTATTATATAATCTAAATACTCCTCTTTCCAATCTTCTTCAGTAGCTTGTAATATTTCTGGAACTAATTTTCTGACAATTTCATCTCCACGAACTTCCACATTTTTTTCTTTTAAACTTTCATATATTGGCTTTATAGCTTTTTCAACTATATCTTTATGAATTAATAGTTTCTCTGCTGAATTACAAACTCCAGGTCTAGTTGTTTTTGCATTAGTTACAATAGATACTGCCATATCAATATCTGCATCATTATCAACGTATATATGACAATTACCAGCACCTGTCTCAATAACTGGTACAGTACTATTTTCTACAACAGATTTTATAAGTCCGGCTCCTCCTCTTGGTATAAGAACGTCTAAATATTTATTTAATTTCATTAATTCAATTGTTGATTCTCTACTAGTATCTTCTATTAATTGAACTGCATCTTTAGATATACCACATTCTTCTATAGCTTTCTGAATTATGCTTATTATTGCTCTATTTGAATTAATAGCCTCTTTACCACCTTTTAATATAACAGCATTTCCAGTTTTTAAACAAAGCCCAAATCCGTCTACTGTTACATTTGGTCTTGCTTCATATATTATACCAATTACACCTAATGGAACTCTTTTCTGTCCTATAACTAATCCATTAGCTCTCTTTTTCATTGATATTACTTCTCCTATAGGATCATCTAATAAGGCTATATCCTTCAACCCTTCGGCCATTGAATTTATACGATCTTCATTTAAAGCTAGTCTGTCTAATAAAGCACCTTTTATTCCTTTTTCTCTAGCTTCTTTTAGGTCTATTTCATTTGCTTTAATTATTTCTTCCTTATTATCTAAAATCGCATTAGAAGCTTTTATTAATGCTTCATTTTTTTCAATTGTAGATAATTTTGCTAAAGAATAACTTACTTTCTTTGCTTTTTCCCCCATAACAACTACACTGCTCATTTCTCCACCGCCTATATTAATTCAATTTTTTAAATACTATCATATTTTATACATATATATCAATACTTTATAAATTATTAGGAGCTAAAAATAAAGTTCCTATTTTTTCACCTTTTAGAATCTTATATATAATTTTAGGATCTTCACCATTTGCTATTATAGTATCTATTCCATATGTATATCCTATTCTAGCAGCTGATATCTTAGTAATCATTCCACCTGTCCCTAATTCCGATCCACTTCCTGATGCTATACTATCTATTTCAGAGTCAATTTCTTTTACAAGAGAAATAATTTCAGCAGAAGAGTCCATTCTAGGATCTGATGTAAATAATCCATCTATATCAGAAAGTAATATTAAAAGATCTGCTTGTACTAAAGCTGCTACCATAGCTGATAAAGTATCATTATCTCCAAATTGGATTTCAAATGTAGATATTGTATCATTTTCGTTTACAATAGGTATTATTCCCATTTCTAAAAGTGTATTAAATGTGTTTTGAGCATTTTCTTTTCTATCCTTATAATCCATTACATCTTTTGTAATAAGAATCTGAGAAACAACTTGATTATACTCTTCAAAGAATTTTTGATATATTTTCATTAACATTGTCTGACCAACAGATGCAGACGCTTGTTTTTGAGGCAGAGTCACTGATCGTCTTTGAAGTCCTAATTTCTGTACTCCGACTGCAATAGCTCCAGATGAAACTAAAATAACTTGTTTTCCTTGATTATTTAAATCTGATAATACCCTTGCAAGCTTCTCGATTCTATTTAAATTTAGTTTTCCATTTTCATGAGTTAATGTGGAAGTACCAACTTTAATTACTATTTTATTTGCGTCTGCAATCTTACTTCTAATATCCATTTTAATCTCCCTTTCAAGAATTGCATATTCAGCATATATAAATATAGATAACCAAGTTCATTTACGAACTTGCTTATCTATATCCTTTAGCTAAATTTACTTTAAATCTTTGTTTAGTTCTTTTACCCTATGAGTTTAGTTTCGAAATTATACCACATTTTTTAGGTATTCACACTAACTTCATGGTCAAAGCATTAATATTATACACTCAAATTTTATATTAATATATTTTCCTAGACAAATTTTAGCTTCTAATAAAATAATTTATTTTATTTAGCACTTAATTTTATCATATTTAGAAGTCCACCAGCTTCTAACATATTTCTCTGTCTATCAGTAATATCTAAAACTAAATTATATTCTTTATTTTTATTTATATTCTTAACAACTACTTTATCAGTTTTTATTTGATCTGTAGCATTTTCAATTACTAATTCATCTAAAACATCTATATCATCATAGTCATTCTCATTTTCAAATACTAAAGGTATAATACCATTATTAATTAAGTTTTGTCTGTGTATTCTAGCAAATGATTTCGCTATTACTGCTTTTATACCTAAATATAATGGTACTAACGCAGCATGTTCACGACTTGATCCTTGACCATAGTTAGACCCACCTACTATTATTCCGCCGCCAAGCTCTTTAGCTCTCTTTGGAAACTCTGGATCACAAGGTGCTAAACAATAGTCTGATAAATAAGGTATATTTGATCTAAATGGTAACAGTTTAGCATTTGATGGCATTATATGATCAGTAGTTATATTGTCTTCAACTTTTATTAAAACTTTTCCATTTACTTTATCTCCCAAAGAATCTCCTTTAGGGAATGGTTTTATATTTGGTCCTCTTACTACTTCAATATCGTTATTAGGTTCATCAGGATTAACAACTAAATTATCATTAATTAAGAACTTTTGTGGCATTGCTATATCAAAGCTTGTTATATGCTCACTTGGATCTTCTATATATCCTGTTATAGCTGAAACCGCCGCAACTTCAGGACTTACAAGGTAAACATCTGCTGAAACAGTCCCTGATCTTCCTTTGAAGTTTCTGTTAAATGTTCTTAATGAAACAGCATCTGTACTTGGTGCCTGACCCATACCTATACATGGACCACAACCGCATTCTAATATTCTTGCACCAGCTGAAACTAATTTAGCTAAAGCTCCGTTTTCTGCAAGCATATTTAATACTTGTTTTGATCCTGGAGAGATTACTAATGAAACATGTTCTGATACTGTTTTTCCATCTAGTATTTCTGCAACTTTCATCATATCCATATATGATGAGTTAGTACAACTTCCTATAGCAATTTGATTTACTTTTCTTCCTTTAACTTCAGACACTGGCACTACGTTATCAGGACTATGAGGACAAGCAACTAATGCCTCTAATTCATCAAGATTAATAATTATCTCTTCATCATATACTGCATCTTCATCAGCTTTTATTTCTGTGAAGTCTTCCTCTCTACCTTGAGCTTTTAAGAATTCATGAGTAACTTCATCTGATGGGAATATTGATGTAGTTGCTCCTAATTCAGCTCCCATGTTAGTTATTGTAGCTCTATCTGGCACTGTTAAATATTTTATTCCTTCTCCACAGTATTCAAATATTTTATTTACTCCACCTTTTACTGTACATCTTCTTAACACTTCTAATATTATGTCTTTTGCTGATACTCCTGGTTTTAATTTTCCTTTTAACTCAACTTTTACTATAGAAGGCATTGTTATATAGTATTCTCCACCAGCCATTGCTACTGCAACATCTAATCCACCAGCTCCTATAGCTAACATTCCTATTCCACCACCAGTTGGTGTATGACTATCAGAACCAACTAATGTTTGGCCTGGCACTCCAAATCGCTCTAAATGCACTTGATGGCATATTCCATTACCTGGTTTTGAAAAGTAAATTCCGTGCTTTTTAGCTACAGTTTGTATATATAAATGGTCATCAGCATTTTCTGGACCAGCTTGTAACATATTATGATCTATATAAGCAACTGATCTTTTAGTTTTAACTCTATCTACGTCCATAGCTTCAAATTGTAGATAAGCCATTGTTCCTGTTGAATCTTGAGTCAATGTTTGGTCTATTCTTAAGCCTATTTCTGTCCCTTTTATAAGTTCACCAGTCACTAAATGATTTTTTATAATCTTTTGTGCTACTGTAAGTTTCATCTATAATCCCCTCCTAAAGTATGTCTATATTACAGCTTGTTCATCATCTTTTTCTTCTAATAAGTTTGTAATATATTTTAATGTGATACTTTCTAACTCATCATTTCTTATTACAGTAGTTCTTCCATTTTCATATTGCTCATCAACCCATTTCTTTATAGGAAGTATTCTACTATCTTTTTTATTTAATTTGTTTGAACCTTTAAGTTTGAAATATCCATTTATCCATGCTGCAATCCCAGCTACACCTGAATATTCATTAACTGCTACTAAGGCTGGTCTATTTAGTATCTTGGATGTATCAAATGCATTATAGATTTCTTCGTTTTTTAATAATCCATCTGCATGTATACCTGCTCTTGTCACATTAAATTCACTTCCAACAAAAGGTGTACGTTGTGGTACTTCGTAATCAAGTTCTTTTTTGAAATAGTCTGCTATTTCAGTTATTATAGTAAGATCCATATCCTTAGTACTACCTTTTAATTGGCCATACTCAACTACCATGGCTTCTAATGGACAGTTTCCTGTTCTTTCTCCAATACCAAACAAAGTAGTATTAACAGAAGCTGATCCATATAACCATGAAGTCGCTGAATTAGTAACTACTGAATAAAAATCATTGTGTCCATGCCACTCTATAGAGTCTGAAGGTACTCCTGCATATTTTCTAAGGCCATGAATAATAGCAGGTACACTTCTAGGTAGTTCTACCCCATTATAAGGAACTCCTAGTCCTAAAGTATCACATGCTCTAATCTTAACTTGAAGTCCTGATTTTTCTGATAATTCCATAAGTTTTTGAACAAAAGGAACTACAAATCCAAAGAAATCTGCTCTTGTTATATCTTCAAGATGGCATCTAGGTATTATTCCATTTTCTAAAGCATTCTCAGCTATTGACAAATATGCATTCATCGCTTGTTCTCTATTCATCTTTAATTTATCAAAAATATGATAATCTGAACAAGACATTAGCATTCCTGTTTCTTTAATACCCATTTCTTTTACTAATTGTAAATCCTCTTTTTTAGCTCTTATCCAAGATGTTATTTGCGGAAATTCGTATCCTCTCTTCATACATTCTTCAACAGCTTTTCTATCCTTTTCTGTATATAAGAAAAATTCCGTTTGTCTTATTATTCCTGACCCATTATCAAGCTTATGAAGATAGTCGTATATAGTAGCTATTTGATCAACTGTAAATGAAGACATTGATTGCTGACCATCTCTGAAAGTAGTGTCAGTAATCCATATTTTTTCAGGTAAATCCATAGGCACTAATACATTATTAAAAACTGTTTTTGGAATCTCTGAATAAGGAAATGTTTCTTTAAATAAGTTTGGTTGTGTCATACCAAGTCCGTTATCTTTCATAAAATTAGCCCTCCCCGTAAATATTTTCTTGAATTTCATAATATCTCAAAAGATAATGCAAGATTTATTTTTATTCATTCAAGTATTCATATTAAGTTAAAATACTATCTGCATAAAAATGTTTTTAAACTAATATTTAATTATTTTCTTTAAATTCAGACTTTTATATTTCGCTCAAGTTTTTTGCTTATTTAAAAAATTAATAACCCATGTCTTATTTTAAACTTTGCATGCGTTATTTGATTTATAAATATGCTTTTATTTAATTTTTTGTATTAAAATATAATCGTATTTTATCATAATATTATATAAATAACAAGAAAAAAATGCAAGTTTTAAAAAATAACTTGCATTTTTTCTTACTTAATATTATTTCTACTTATTATTTTCTATATAATTCCTAATTTATTAGCAATTTTTATATATGTTTTTACACCATGACCTAGCACTTCGTCACTAAAGTTAAACTTACAATGATGAAGAGGATATATATAGTTTAATTTTTCATTTCTTGATCCTAACATAAAGAAAAAGCCAGGTATTTCTTGTTGATAGTAAGAAAAGTCTTCAGCTATCATCATAGGTTTTAATATATGAATTTCATCCTCATCCAAAGCTTCCTTCATTATATTAAATAAATCATAATCATTATTCACTGCAGGATACATATCAATTACATTAGTAGTTATTTTCACTCCAAACATTTTTTCAATTCCACTATTTATTTCTTGTATTCTAGACTTTATAGTATTATATACTTCTGGTCTATAAGCTCTTATAGTTCCTTCTATTTTAACTTCTTCTGCTATCACATTTTTTGCTTCCCCACCATTTATCTTACCTATAGTTAAAACTGCTCCTTCTATAGGTTCTATATTTCTACTTACTATACTCTGGTAAGAACTTATAAGTTGGCTTGTAACATATATAGTATCTATACTAGTATGAGGCATAGCCCCGTGTCCACCTTTTCCTTCAATTAATATTTCTATTTCACCACACTGAGCCATTATAGGACCATAGTTAATTCCTATTTTTCCCTCTTCAATATCTGGTAATATATGAAGTCCAAATATAGATTCCACATTATACTTTTTCAATATACCTTCTTTAACTATTACTTCTGCTCCTCCTGGTCCCTCTTCCGCTGGCTGAAATATTAACACTATATCTCTTTTTATACTTGGAAGACTAGCTATAAAAGTAGCAAATCCTAGTAGTATAGACATATGCCCATCATGACCACAAGCATGCATATGATTTTCTTCTTTAGAGGCAAATGGCAATCCTGTCTCCTCTTTTACTCTAAGTCCATCTATATCAGATCTAAAAGCTATAGCTTTTTCACTAGAAGTACCCTTTTTAAATGCAACTATACCTGTACCTGCAACTACCTCTAATTCAAATCCTAAAGATTCTAATCTTTCTTTTATATATTTTGAAGTTTTAACTTCTTGAAATCCCAACTCAGGTATTTGATGAAGATACTTTCTCATATCTACAACTTCGTTCTTTATACTATCTATCAATTCAAACATTATAATACCCCCATAAAAGTCATATACTTAATTCATAATATATTATATATAATATTCTTACCATATATCAAAGTAATTTATTTTGTAAATATTTTATATAAAAGTTTTACTCTATCTTTCTTAGGTAAGTCTTAAAATATATTAAAAGTAGAATCTGCTATTATATTATTAATCTATTTATAAAAGCCATATTTTTAATACCCCTATACTCTTATTTTAAAATAACATATTCAAAGTGATAAGCATATAATTTTGTCATAAAATAAAATATTTTTAGAATATTTGTACTTCTATTTAATATTTTTATTGACAATACCTTTTTTATTTGTTAGGATATTGAAAAACAATGAAATATTTTAATAAAGCGATGTGTTAAAGAGGCCGCGGTTGTAAATAGTACTTTTACATAAGGAAAGGTGCAATCGCCGAAATACATAATGACTTAAAAAGTCTTGTGTGTTGGGACTATGCTGAATAAGTATAGTACTGTCAACAGAAATTTGCCCAATTTTCTGTTGGAGCACTTTCACATTGTGGGCGAAAGGACTTTGCATAACTATATGCATACAACAGCTAAGAGACCTTTTGCTCTTAGCTGTTTTTTTATTACACATTTTGAGAAAGTGGTGAAATAAAATCATGAAATTATTTGGTACAATGAAAGTTGATAACAATGGTATTTTAGAAATTGGTGGATGTAGCGTTCTAGATTTAAAAAGAGAATTTGGTACACCATTATATGTTATAGATGAAAATTTAGTAAGAAACACTTGTAGAGTTTTTAAAAATAATTTTTCACTGGATGGATTAAATACAGAAGTAATATACGCATCGAAAGCTTTTTTAAATATTGCAATGTGTAAACTTATAAATGAGGAAGGCTTAAGTATTGATGTTGTATCTGGTGGTGAACTTTATACAGCCTTAAAAGCTAATTTCCCTCCTGCAAGAATGTATATGCATGGTAACAATAAAACAGTACAAGAATTAACTTTAGCAGTAGAGTCAGGTGTAGGAAGAATCATAGTTGACAATAATCACGAAATTGATTTGTTAGAAGATATATGTAGATCGTTAAACAAAACTATGACAGTTTTACTAAGAATTAATCCCGGTATTGAAGCACATACACATGAATATATTCAGACTACTAAACATGATTCTAAATTTGGTGAATCTATATACAGTGACGAAATCTTAAATATAGTAAATAGATTATCTAATAGTAATTATCTAGACTTTAAAGGATTTCATTGTCACATTGGATCTCAAATATTTGAAGAAGAATCATTTTTCTTGGGAGCTTCTGCTATGATTGAATTTGCAGCTAAAATTAAAGATGAATGCAACTTTACTGTAGAAGAACTAAATTTAGGTGGAGGCTTTGGAGTTTATTACTCAAATGAAGATAAACCCATGAATTTAGAAAAGTTTTTAAAAGAACTTGCTATTCTAGTTAAATCGAAATCTAAAGATCTAGGACTAGAATCTCCTAAGTTTATGATAGAGCCAGGAAGATCAATAATTTCAAATGCTGGAACTACTCTATATGAAGTAGGAAGTACTAAGTCAACTTATGGAGGTAAAAACTATATCTTTATAGATGGCGGAATGACTGATAATCCACGTCCTGCTTTATATTCTGCAAAATACGAAGGTGCTATTGCAAATAAAATGAATAAAGAAAATGAAGTAAATTACACAATAGCAGGTAAATGTTGTGAATCTGGAGATATGATAATAAAAGATATTAAGCTTCCTAAGACTGAGTCTGGAGATATTGTTGCTGTCTTTAGTACAGGTGCTTATAACTATAGTATGGCAAGTAACTATAATAGACTTCCAAAACCACCAGTTTTATTTGTAAAGGATGGAAAGGCTAGAATAGTTGTAAAAAGAGAAACTTATGAAGATATTATAAGAAATGATGTATTCTAAAATGTACCTATATATAAAGGAGGACTTGAAGTGAGTACTGTAGTTCAAAAATATGGTGGCTCTTCTGTAGCAACCGTAGAAAAAATGAAAGAAATAGCAAAAAGACTAATTGCTCGAAAAGAAAAAGGCGATGATGTAGTCGTTGTAGTTTCTGCTATGGGCAAAACAACGAATGGTTTAATAGAAATGACAAAAGAAATTTCTTCTAATCCATGTAAAAGAGAAATGGATATGCTTTTATCAAC is part of the Gottschalkia purinilytica genome and harbors:
- a CDS encoding pyruvate carboxylase, which encodes MKKFKRILVANRGEIAIRIFRACNELGIRTVAIYSNEDKNSLFRTKADESYLIGENKGPVEAYLNIDEIIKLAVKKGVDAIHPGYGFLSENTEFARKCEEAGIEFIGPTHEMMDKLGDKIKSKIVANSVGVPTIPGIEKPVTTEEEAFKSARHCGYPVILKASAGGGGRGMRIVREEKDLISEFHSARNEAKKAFGIEDVFIEKYIEKPKHIEVQILGDKHGNIVHLFERDCSIQRRHQKVIEFTPALSITEEQRQAMCSDAVKIAKAVNYRNAGTIEFLLDMHGNHYFIEMNPRIQVEHTITEMVTGIDLVQNQILVAQGCRLDSDEIGIKSQDDIKPRGYSIQCRVTTEDPLNNFAPDTGTIDLYRTGSGLGVRLDGGNGFTGSVITPYYDSLLVKMISYGRTFEDAIRKVKRSLRETKIRGVKTNIPFLINVLNHKEFREGKCDTGFISENPELFKFTTKEDIELRVLKYIGEKAVNENKGNIKQFDVPIIPKVQVPENLYGTKQILDEKGPDGLVEWIKNNKRLLLTDTTMRDAHQSLMATRMRTVDMTKIAKSTSVLAKDLFSLEMWGGATFDVAYRFLKESPWDRLEFLRKKIPNILFQMLIRGANGVGYKNYPDNVIREFIKQSSESGIDVFRIFDSLNWLKGMEVAIDEVLKSGKVAEACICYTGDILDDSRDKYTLDYYVKTAKEIEKMGAHILAIKDMSSLLKPHAAFKLVKALKEEIGIPVHFHTHDTSGNGVASILMAAEAGVDIVDTAFNSMSGLTSQPALNSVVAALENTRRSTGLNVDDLQKISDYWSSVRPIYEQFESELKSGTAEIYKYEIPGGQYSNLKPQVESFGLGHRFEDVKEMYKIVNEMFGDIVKVTPSSKVVGDMAIFMVQNDLTPENIYEKAKDMSFPDSVVSYFKGMMGQPIGGFPEELQKLVLKGEEPITCRPGELLEPEDFDKIKEHLKVEHGIEPTTKDALAYALYPKVFEEYVEYIKENGDFSRMGSAVYFHGITEGETCEVEIEEGKILIIKLLEIGRLDKEGNRTLYFEVNDSRRAIKIKDKASNNIGKETALVETADPDNKLHVGASIPGTVTKILVNQGDTVKENQTVAIIEAMKMETNIAASTDGTVEVIRVKEGQYVNVGELLIRLK
- a CDS encoding glutamate-5-semialdehyde dehydrogenase, with product MSSVVVMGEKAKKVSYSLAKLSTIEKNEALIKASNAILDNKEEIIKANEIDLKEAREKGIKGALLDRLALNEDRINSMAEGLKDIALLDDPIGEVISMKKRANGLVIGQKRVPLGVIGIIYEARPNVTVDGFGLCLKTGNAVILKGGKEAINSNRAIISIIQKAIEECGISKDAVQLIEDTSRESTIELMKLNKYLDVLIPRGGAGLIKSVVENSTVPVIETGAGNCHIYVDNDADIDMAVSIVTNAKTTRPGVCNSAEKLLIHKDIVEKAIKPIYESLKEKNVEVRGDEIVRKLVPEILQATEEDWKEEYLDYIIAVKTVNSIDEAIEHINEYSTKHSEAIITNNYFNSQRFLDEVDSAAVYVNASTRFTDGSEFGFGAEIGISTQKLHARGPMGLKELTSTKYIIYGNGQSRN
- the proB gene encoding glutamate 5-kinase; its protein translation is MDIRSKIADANKIVIKVGTSTLTHENGKLNLNRIEKLARVLSDLNNQGKQVILVSSGAIAVGVQKLGLQRRSVTLPQKQASASVGQTMLMKIYQKFFEEYNQVVSQILITKDVMDYKDRKENAQNTFNTLLEMGIIPIVNENDTISTFEIQFGDNDTLSAMVAALVQADLLILLSDIDGLFTSDPRMDSSAEIISLVKEIDSEIDSIASGSGSELGTGGMITKISAARIGYTYGIDTIIANGEDPKIIYKILKGEKIGTLFLAPNNL
- a CDS encoding aconitate hydratase; protein product: MKLTVAQKIIKNHLVTGELIKGTEIGLRIDQTLTQDSTGTMAYLQFEAMDVDRVKTKRSVAYIDHNMLQAGPENADDHLYIQTVAKKHGIYFSKPGNGICHQVHLERFGVPGQTLVGSDSHTPTGGGIGMLAIGAGGLDVAVAMAGGEYYITMPSIVKVELKGKLKPGVSAKDIILEVLRRCTVKGGVNKIFEYCGEGIKYLTVPDRATITNMGAELGATTSIFPSDEVTHEFLKAQGREEDFTEIKADEDAVYDEEIIINLDELEALVACPHSPDNVVPVSEVKGRKVNQIAIGSCTNSSYMDMMKVAEILDGKTVSEHVSLVISPGSKQVLNMLAENGALAKLVSAGARILECGCGPCIGMGQAPSTDAVSLRTFNRNFKGRSGTVSADVYLVSPEVAAVSAITGYIEDPSEHITSFDIAMPQKFLINDNLVVNPDEPNNDIEVVRGPNIKPFPKGDSLGDKVNGKVLIKVEDNITTDHIMPSNAKLLPFRSNIPYLSDYCLAPCDPEFPKRAKELGGGIIVGGSNYGQGSSREHAALVPLYLGIKAVIAKSFARIHRQNLINNGIIPLVFENENDYDDIDVLDELVIENATDQIKTDKVVVKNINKNKEYNLVLDITDRQRNMLEAGGLLNMIKLSAK
- a CDS encoding 2-isopropylmalate synthase is translated as MKDNGLGMTQPNLFKETFPYSEIPKTVFNNVLVPMDLPEKIWITDTTFRDGQQSMSSFTVDQIATIYDYLHKLDNGSGIIRQTEFFLYTEKDRKAVEECMKRGYEFPQITSWIRAKKEDLQLVKEMGIKETGMLMSCSDYHIFDKLKMNREQAMNAYLSIAENALENGIIPRCHLEDITRADFFGFVVPFVQKLMELSEKSGLQVKIRACDTLGLGVPYNGVELPRSVPAIIHGLRKYAGVPSDSIEWHGHNDFYSVVTNSATSWLYGSASVNTTLFGIGERTGNCPLEAMVVEYGQLKGSTKDMDLTIITEIADYFKKELDYEVPQRTPFVGSEFNVTRAGIHADGLLKNEEIYNAFDTSKILNRPALVAVNEYSGVAGIAAWINGYFKLKGSNKLNKKDSRILPIKKWVDEQYENGRTTVIRNDELESITLKYITNLLEEKDDEQAVI